The region ATTATACTTATATTATAGATGGTGTGCGTGTTAGCGAAGAAACATTTCGTTCGTTAAATCAGAACGATGTTGAAAGCGTGGATATTTATAAACATACCGATGTTTACACTGCACGTTTTGGAAACAAAGAGAATCAAAGCAGAATATCATTAGAAGCTAGATAGACTTTTGTTCTGCAAGATTTTTAAAATCTTCTAGGTTTTATTAAAACAACCGCAATTGTTCGCCTTTGGTTCCATCAAATAAATCAGTTGCTAAGGCAGGAAATTTTGATTGACTGAAATATTTTTTTCTGCCAATTTCAAACGATTTATGAATCATATCGGCAAAATTTCCGTTGCCAGCATTTCGTTTGGCTATATTTTTTTCTGCCAAATTTCCTTTGTGTAGCGATGCTATTTGATTTAAAACCTTTTCTTTTCGGTCAGGATAATGCGTTTCCAACCAATCTTTAAAAACAGGTTCCACTTCATCGTTCAAACCAACCAGCGTGTAGCCAAAGGAATGTGCTCCGTTTTCTGAAGTGGTTTTTAATATTGGAAGAATTTCCATACTGTTTAATCCAGGGATTATTGGTGCAACCATTACGTGTGCGGGAATTTTGTTTGCTGATAAAGTTTGCAGTGCCTTCAGTTTTGTTTTTACCGATGACGTTCTGGGCTCTAAAACCCTGCGTAATTCCTCGTTTATAGTTGGAATACTTAAGCATATATTTACCAATTTTTTAGCAGCCAATTGTTTTAAAATATCCAAATCGCGCAATATTAAGGCGTTTTTTGTAATAATACTTACAGGATGACGATAATCTAAACAAAGTTGCAATATTTTCCGAGTGATTTCTAATTTGCGTTCTAAAGGTTGGTAACAATCGGTATTGCCTGATAATTGAATGGTTGATGCTTTGTAACCACGTTTTAAAAAGAATTGTTCTAAAAGTTCGGATGCGTTTTTCTTTACCAAAATTACTCGTTCAAAATCTATACCTGCGCTAAATCCCCAATATTGATGCGTGGGTCGGGCATAGCAATACGCGCAACCATGTTCGCAGCCTTGATACGGATTTACTGAATACACAAAAGGTAAGTTGTTGCCTTTTATTTTGTTAACTATTGTTTTTGGGAAAACTTCTAATATTTGAGTTTTAGCAATTTCATCTTCATAATCATCTTGATAAATAGAAGTTTCATATCTATTTTTAAAAAATTTATTATGAATATTGGTTACCGCACCTTGACCTTTTGTAAAATCTTTTTTCATTAAATGGTTCTATTTTAAAGGTAAATTTAGGTTTTAGGTAAGACATAAAATGTCATTTAAATAAAAAAGGCTACTGTTAACAACAATAGCCTTAAAATAAAATGATTTTATTTATTATTTTTTAATGAATTTAGACGACGCTTTACCGTTATCTGTAGTAATATCAATTAAATAAGTGCCACTTGCTAAGCCAGACACGTTGATGTTTGAAACATTACCTTCTGATTTTACCACTCTACCAGCTAAATCAGTAATAGTAATTGTGTTAATAGCTACATTGTTTTTAGATGTAATGTTTAACACATCGTTTACTGGATTAGGGTATATGTTGAAATTTTCTGTAAAGAATTGTTCGTTTGAAGCAGTTCCAGAAACAATTTCAATATCGTCAATCTCAATTGTAAATTGGTCAGTAGATTCATAATGTCTTATAGCAAAGTATACCGATGACTGTCCAGCAAAAGCAGAAATATCTAAGGTTCTTTGTGTTAATGTGTTAACGCCACTCAAAGTTTCTGAAAACTTAGTTGCAGAAGCTAACATTGCCGTTGTTGTATTAGCGTTACTAACATATACTGCGTATTTTTCTGTATCCCAATCAGCATCTACCGCAGAAGCTTTCCACTTTAATGTAATGGTTTGGCCTGCGTATGCAGATAAATTTATAACTGGAGAAAAAATCCAATTGTTTGGTGTAAGTGGAGCTTGAGTTGTTGCATCCCACGATGCCGAACGTAACAAAGCTGTTGGAAATGCAGGTATAGGGTTGCCGTTGCTGTCTTTAAGTTGCATTACTGCCCAATTTTTACCGTCACCATCAGCGTCGTTAAGTGTCCAGCCTGATGGCATTGTGTTAGAGTTGAAATTCTCTGAGAAAATTTGTGCATTTCCGTTAAATGACATTGCGCAAATGAATGTTAAAGAAAGTAATAATTTTTTCATGGTTGTATTTTTAAAATTAGTGTTATAAAGTTAATTAAAAATACATTATTTGCAAATTATTTTTAAAATAATTGTATTTATTAGTTTGTTTTTGTAGAAATGTAGTTGTGTTTTTATTAAAATTACATTTTTAAATAAAAGGGTTTTGTAAGGACTATATACGCCTCGGTGTACGCATGGCGGGCTGTTTCAATGATTAATTCGTCAATTAAAGGGTTTTGTTCAAAACGTGAAAAAGCCAATAAGCTACGTTTAATTTCAGATGATGGGTTTCCTTTAACACGAGTTATTTTTAAAGGAAATAAACCAACTGATTGAGCTAATTCTATAAAATTTTCTTCTTCTTTATGTGGAATAATAACAGCAAATATTCCATTATCTGAAAGTAAAGCTTGTGCCGACTCTATTAATTCGTTAAAGGGTAAAGCTTCTTGAAAACGAGCTTGATCTCTTTTGTCGTTACCAGATGAGTAGTTTTCTGCATAAAAAGGAGGATTTGATACAATTAGATCGTACTCTTCTTCCTCTTCAAAAAATTCTTCAGTTAATTCATCAATCGATGCGTGGTAGCAAAACAAACGATCGTTCCAATTGCTTTGTTCAAAATTTTCAACACATTGTTCGTATGCGTTTTCATCAATTTCAACTGCGTCAATTTGTTGGGCGTTGCTTCGTTGGGCAAGCATTAAAGCAATCAAGCCAGTTCCTGCGCCAATATCTAATATATTAAAAGGATTGTTAATAAGTGGTGCCCAAGCGCCTAATAAAACACCATCGGTGCCAACTTTCATGGCGCAACGATCTTGTTGAATGGTAAATTGTTTAAATTGGAACATTTTGAAGTTAATTAATCTTCAAAAGTACTATTTTTAAGGCAAATTTTGCTTATAAATACAAATCAATTAAACCTTGAGGTGTATTAAAAAGGATTGATTTGTTTGTGCGATTTACTTCAATAATAAATTCGTCAATTAAAGGAATCAGTATCACGGCATCATCTTTTTGAACTTCAAATAATGCTTGCACGCCATTGTCGCTAATTCTTAAAATAGTGCCGAAATTGCCTAAACGTTGGTCAATGGCATCAAAACCAACAACTTCGTGGTAGTAAAATTTATTTCCTTCTAAAGTAGGAAGCATAGTAAGTGGTAAGTAAACATCTTTGCCAACAATATCATCTGCGGCATCTTCGCTGTCTACATCTTCAAATTGTGTGCGCAGAAATTTTTCTTTGTGAAGCGATGCTTTATCAATGAAAAAAGGAACCAAATGTCCGTTTATTTCAACGAACATTGATTCCAATTCTGTGTACAATTCAGGCTCGTCGGTATCTAAATAAACCAAAACTTCGCCTTTGAAACTAAATTTCTTTGCGATTTTTCCTAAATAAAAACAATCTTTTTTACGCATTAAAAATCGCTGTTAAAATTAAGCTTCTGTTTCTTGTGTATTTTCTTCTGCTTCAGGTGTAGCTTCTTCTGCAGTTGTAGCTTCAGCAGCAGCTTTAGCTTCTTGTGCAGCAGCAATACGTTTAGCGTTTACTTCTTGTTCAGCTTTTAAAGCAGCAGCTTTAGCAGCAGCTTTGTTATCTGCTAAACCAGTAACTTTAGCGTTTACTTTGTTTGCTTTCTCGTCTAACCAAGCAGCAAATTTAGCGTCAGCTTGCTCTTGCGTTAAAGCACCTTTGCGAACACCACCGTTTAAATGGTGTTTTAATAAAGCACCTTTGTACGATAAAATAGCGCGAGCTGTATCCGTAGGTTGTGCACCATTAAATAACCATTGTGCAGCAGCATCAACATTTAAGTCAATAGTTGCAGGGTTAGTGTTTGGGTTGTAAGTTCCTAATTTTTCTAAGAATTTACCATCTCTTTTTGCGCGTGCATCAGCAGCTACTACCCAATAAAAAGGTTTCCCTTTTTTACCGTGTCTTTGTAATCTAATTTTTACAGACATAATCTTTTTGATTTAAGTGAGGTTCCCGACCTCTTGTTATTAATTTCAATGTGCAAAATTAGATATTTTTTTTTAATTAGTTCTTTTTTGTACATAAAAATATACGTTGATATGTTAAAATTTCAAAAAAGTTAAATAAATATTAAAAAAAGTAATTGGCTGTAAAGAAAAAATTCTATTTTTGTTTGTAAACATTTGAATTCAGAATCTAAATAAATATGAAAAAATATTTTTTACTAGCATTATTGGCAGTTTCATTCGTGTCTTGCGAAGAAGAACTAAGTGTTAACGAGCCTACCATGGAAGCTATGAACGGTTATAATTTTTGGCGTGCGTCAAGTTTTGTTGCTAACGTTACCGATGGCGATTTAGTAATAGTTGGTGCTAACGGATCTGAAAATGTAACTTTGTATATTGATAATTATCTTTCGGGTACAGAATATCCTTTAGGTGTTTCTAATTATAACGTTGCAACTTATTCTAAAACTGTTAACGATAAAATGTATTTATATAGTACATCTTCTTCAACTGGTAAAGGGTATATAAAGTTAGATCCAGAAGAAAAACAAGTGCCTGGTACTATTTCTGGTACGTTTATGGCCGAAATGGTTCCAACCGATCCAAATATGGTTCTTTCAGAAGCTCCTGTAGTTAATTTTAATAAAGGAGTGTTTTTTAGAATTCCTATTAAATATGCACAAACAACTCCTACAGAATAAGGGCTATAAACTATAGTTAAATTTCTTTAACACATACTTAAGTCGTTCTTTTTTAAGAGCGACTTTTTTTTGTTGTAACTTTGTATAAATTAACTTTTCTTTACTAAAATGTATATAATTTTTGATACTGAAACTACCGGTTTACCTAAAAATTGGAATGCACCTATAACTGATGTTGACAATTGGCCTAGATGTATACAAATTGCTTGGCAATTACACGATGGAATGGGTAATGTAATTGAATGCGACGATTATTTAATTAAACCCAATGGTTTTGATATACCTTATGATTCAGAGCGAATTCACGGAATTTCTACATTGTTAGCAACACAAAAAGGAGTTGATTTAAACGTTGTTCTTCATAAATTTAATACAGCGTTGGCTAAAGCAAATTTTGTAGTTGGCCAAAACGTAGGTTTCGATTTAAATATAATGGGTGCCGAATTCCATCGTGCCGAAATTCCTACAAACTTAAATAAAATGCATGTTTTAGATACATGTACCGAAGTTACAGCAGAATTACTTAAACTACCTGGTGGGCGTGGGGGTAAATTTAAATTGCCCACTTTAACAGAATTGCATCAATATTTATTTGGCGAACCTTTTGGCGAAGCACATAATGCAACTGCCGATGTTGAAGCTACAACAAGATGTTTTTTTGAATTGATACGAAAAAATGTATTTACCGAAAGCGAATTAAAACAACCAGCCGGATATTTACAACAATTTAAAGAGGTTAACCCAAACCCATTTAAGTTAATTGGTTTACAACATATAAATCTAAAGCAGGCATCCGAAGATATTCGTTTGCAGTTAGAAGCTTCAGGGGTTATAAAAGGCGCTGAAAAACAAAAAATATCTACCGAAGTAAAAGCAGCATTTCAAGAGGCTGTTTTTGCACATTTGCACAATCATACTCAATTTTCGGTATTGCAATCTACCATTGATATTGGTGCAATGATTAAAAAAACGGCAAGCGAAAACATGTCGGCAATTGCTATGACCGATCACGGCAATATGATGGGAGCTTTTAAATTTGTAAGTGCAATTTTAGATCATAATAAAACAGTAAAAAAAGCAAACGAAGCAGCTATTGAAAATGGCGAAGAACCTATATTATCAGAAATAAAACCAATTGTTGGATGTGAGTTTTTTGTTTGTGAAAATTTAACCGATAAAAGTAAAAAAGACAACGGTTATCAAATCGTTTTACTTGCAAAAAATAAAAAAGGATATCACAATTTAGCTAAGTTAGCATCTATCGCATCAATCGAAGGGTTTTATTACGTTCCAAGAATTGATAAACAAGCGTTACTAAAGTATAAAGATGATATAATTGTGCTTTCTGGTAACTTGTACGGTGAAGTGCCAAATAAAATTTTAAACTTAGGTGAAAAGCAAGCCGAAGAAGCTTTACTTTGGTGGAAAGAGCATTTTAAAGAAGATTTTTACCTTGAAATCATGCGTCATAATCAAGAGGATGAAGACCGTGTAAATAAAACTTTAATTGCTTTTGCACAAAAGCACAGTATAAAATTAGTAGCCACTAACAATACCTATTATTTAGAAAAAACCGATGCCAACGCACACGATATTTTGTTATGTGTAAAAGATGGCGAAAAACAAGCTACTCCAATTGGTCGTGGTCGTGGGTATCGTTATGGTTTACCAAATCAAGAATATTACTACAAAACGCAGGCAGAAATGAAAAAGCTTTTTGCCGATTTACCTGATGCAATTATTAATATTCAAGAAATTGTTGATAAAATTGAAGTGTATTCCCTTTACCGAGATATTTTATTACCCAAATTTGATATTCCTGCAGAATTTATCAACCCTGAAGATGAAAAAGATGGAGGGAAACGCGGAGAAAATGCCTATTTGCGCTTTTTAACTTATGAGGGTGCTAAACGCCGATATAAGGAAATTGACCAAACCATAACCGAACGCTTAGATTTTGAACTAAAAACAGTTGAAAATTCAGGTTACCCAGGTTATTTTTTAATTGTGCAAGATTTTATTGCAGCAGCTAGGCAAATGGGTGTTTCTGTTGGTCCTGGGCGTGGTTCAGCAGCTGGTTCGGCGGTGGCATATTGTTTAGGAATTACCAATTTAGATCCTATAAAATACGACTTGCTTTTTGAACGTTTTTTAAATCCAGATCGTGTTTCAATGCCCGATATTGATATTGATTTTGACGATGAAGGTCGTGGTCGGGTTATGGATTACGTTATAAATAAATACGGTGCAAATCAAGTTGCTCAAATTATTACATACGGAAAAATGGCAACAAAATCGGCCATTAAAGATGCTGCTAGAGTGTTGGATTTACCTTTGTATGAATCGGAACGTATAGCCAAAATGGTGCCTACTATGATGCCAAGTAAGTGGAATTTACGTAGGTTTTTATCAGAACCTGAAGACGAAATTAAAAAAGTTTTACGTTCTGAAGAGTTTGATGCGGTTAAAGAATTAATAAGCGTTGCAAACCAAAACGATTTACTTTCTGAAACCATTCAGCAAGCAAAAATTATCGAAGGTTCTATGCGCAACACAGGTATTCACGCTTGTGGGGTTATTATTACACCTGATGATATTACCAACTTTGTACCTGTGCAAACGGCCAAAGATTCAGAATTATACGTTACACAATTTGACAACTCTGTTGCCGAAAGCGCCGGTTTGCTAAAAATGGACTTCCTTGGTTTAAAAACGCTTACCTTAATTAAAGATACTATTGCTATTATAAAGCAACGAACAGGATTAGAAATCGATCCGGAAGAAATTCCTATAGACGATGCTAAAACCTATGAATTGTTTCAACGTGGTGAAACTGTAGGGGTTTTTCAATACGAATCGCCTGGAATGCAAAAATACATGCGCGATTTAAAACCAAACGTTTTTGGCGATTTAATTGCCATGAATGCATTGTATCGCCCAGGGCCGTTAGAATATATACCTTCTTTTGTAAAACGTAAAAATGGTGAAGAACCAATTACATACGATTTAGATGCATGCGAAGAATATTTAAAAGAAACTTATGGAATTACAGTTTATCAAGAACAAGTAATGCTTCTGTCGCAAAAATTAGCCGATTTCACCAAAGGTGAAGCTGATGTTTTGCGTAAAGCAATGGGTAAAAAGCAAAAAGATGTGCTTGATAAAATGAAACCTAAATTTGTAGAACAAGCTGCTGCAAAAGGTCACGATCCTAAAACATTAGAAAAAATTTGGAAAGATTGGGAAGCCTTTGCAAGTTACGCGTTTAATAAATCACACTCAACTTGTTATGCATGGGTAGCGTATCAAACCGCTTATCTAAAGGCTCATTACCCTGCAGAGTACATGGCTGCGGTGCTATCAAACAACATGAACGATATTAAATCGGTTACTTTTTTTATGGAAGAATGCCGCCGTATGGGCTTAGATGTTCTTGGGCCCGATGTAAATGAATCACATTACAAATTTGCGGTAAACGAAAATTACCAAATACGTTTTGGTATGGGAGCTATAAAAGGAGTAGGTGAAGGAGCTGTAAATACCATTATAGAACATCGTAAAAACGGTAGTTATAAGTCGATTTTTGATTTAGCAAAGCGAATTGATTTAAGAGCAGCAAATAAAAAAGCATTTGAAAATTTAGCTTTAGCAGGTGGTTTTGACTGTTTTACTGATACCCACCGTGCCCAGTATTTTTATACCGAAGGCGATGGAGTTACCTTTTTAGAAAAAGCGATGAAATACGGGGCTAAATTTCAAGAAAACGAAAACTCTGCTCAAGTAAGTTTGTTTGGCGAAAGCAGCGAGGTGCAAATTCCAGAACCAGTGATTCCAAATTGTGACGAATGGACAACTATGGAAAAACTTGCTAAAGAAAAAGATGTAGTTGGAATTTATATATCAGGCCATCCGTTAGACGATTTTAAGTTTGAACTTAAATATTTTTGCAATGTAAATTTAGAGCAAATTAAAAATTTAGAACCTTTAGTGGGTAGAACTGTAAGTTTTGGCGGTATGATTGCCAATGTGCAATTTAAAACATCATCTAAAGGCAAAGATTGGGCTATTTTTACTATTGAAGGTTACGATGAAAGTATTGAAATGCGCATGTTTAATGAAGATTATCTTAAATACCGCCATTTTTTATTAAACAATACTTTTGTATATTTTAAAGTGTATATTAAAGAAGGCTGGATTAAAAAAGATACCAACGAACGATCGGAACCAAGATTGCAATTTGTAGAACTAAAACTTTTAAACGAAGTGATACCTGCTTATGCAAAAAAAATCATCATTCAAATTGACGTGAAAGAACTAAAAGAAATGCAGGTAGAAAAAATTAGAATGTTGTTAGATCAAAACCCAGGAAACAAATCGGTAGTTTTTGAGGTTTTTGAACTAGAAGAAATTCAAAACAGAATTCAAACCGAAGAAATAGCTAAACTTTTACCCGATAACACCGAAGAAGAAGCGGTAGATAGTGTAGAAGAAAAGCCAGCCGAAATTTTGTTGCACGAAGTACAGTACGTTAAGAAAAACCTTTTAGAAATGCCAAGTAAAAGCAAGCGAATTGAAATTTCGGCCGAATTGTTAGAAGAACTAGAGCGTTTGCAAGTAATGTTTCGTTTAAATTAATAAAAACTATTAAATCATAGACATAAGTTATAACACCCGCCTTGTGGCTATAAAAAAAATAACTAAATTTGTACAACATAGAATAAAAAAATAAAATATGGCTTTAGAAATAACAGATGCTACATTTGACGAAGTAGTATTAAAATCAGACAAACCAGTAGTAGTAGATTTTTGGGCAGAATGGTGTGGTCCTTGTAAAATGTTAGGTCCAACTATTGAAGAATTAGCTGGCGATTACAACGGTAAAGTAGTAGTAGGCAAGGTAGATGTAGACGCAAATCAAGATTTTGCATCGCAGTTCGGTGTACGTAACATACCAACAGTTTTAATTTTTCAAAACGGAGAAGTGGTAGGTCGCCAAGTAGGTGTAGCACCAAAACAAACATATGTAGATGCTATAAGCAAGCTTTTATAAGCATTTAACGCTAAAAATAAAAAAATACCGAAATTTATTTCGGTATTTTTTTATGTAAATAATTGATAAATAACTGTATGAAAAAAATATTTAAAATACAGGTGTAATTTTTTAAAAAAATGTTTGCAGCATTGGTAAATGGTCGTATATTTGCACCGTTGAATTAATGAAGCGCCATTAAATAAAACAATGGTTTGGTAGTTCAGTTGGTTAGAATACATGCCTGTCACGCATGGGGTCGCGGGTTCGAGTCCCGTCCAGACCGCAACATTAAAGCACACGTTCTTTAGATTTTTGCGCAAGTAAAATTTCTATAACATAAAAACATTATCTTGGTTTGGTAGTTCAGTTGGTTAGAATACATGCCTGTCACGCATGGGGTCGCGGGTTCGAGTCCCGTCCAGACCGCCAAGATACAATAGCCCTTCGGTTTCGAGGGGCTTTTGTGCCCTAAAATGTTTTGGTTTGGTAGTTCAGTTGGTTAGAATACATGCCTGTCACGCATGGGGTCGCGGGTTCGAGTCCCGTCCAGACCGCGAGATTCTCGCTTTAGAATCAAAAATAGTTGTGTTGTTTAGGTACGCAAGTACCTGGTTTAGTAGTTAGACCAATGAAAAGCTTTCCAGAATTTGGAGGGCTTTTTTGATTTTTTTCCTTCGTATTAAAAGCGTATTTTTGTGTTTTAACAAAACATTATCATGCAAAAAATACTTTCGTTAGTTTTTATATTATTAATCAATTGTTTTTCGGTATTAGCTCAAGATCAAGTTCACGGTTTTGTTCAGCAAAAAGCTCGTCCTAAGGAAGGTGTACAGGTTTTTATGAAACAATTTATGCAAGAATTTAATATAAATAACGGCTCGGCAGTTCCTAAATCAGTTCAACAAATAAGTTTTAGAGTAAAGTTTATTGTAGAAAA is a window of Myroides sp. JBRI-B21084 DNA encoding:
- a CDS encoding PA0069 family radical SAM protein, encoding MKKDFTKGQGAVTNIHNKFFKNRYETSIYQDDYEDEIAKTQILEVFPKTIVNKIKGNNLPFVYSVNPYQGCEHGCAYCYARPTHQYWGFSAGIDFERVILVKKNASELLEQFFLKRGYKASTIQLSGNTDCYQPLERKLEITRKILQLCLDYRHPVSIITKNALILRDLDILKQLAAKKLVNICLSIPTINEELRRVLEPRTSSVKTKLKALQTLSANKIPAHVMVAPIIPGLNSMEILPILKTTSENGAHSFGYTLVGLNDEVEPVFKDWLETHYPDRKEKVLNQIASLHKGNLAEKNIAKRNAGNGNFADMIHKSFEIGRKKYFSQSKFPALATDLFDGTKGEQLRLF
- a CDS encoding T9SS-dependent choice-of-anchor J family protein; its protein translation is MKKLLLSLTFICAMSFNGNAQIFSENFNSNTMPSGWTLNDADGDGKNWAVMQLKDSNGNPIPAFPTALLRSASWDATTQAPLTPNNWIFSPVINLSAYAGQTITLKWKASAVDADWDTEKYAVYVSNANTTTAMLASATKFSETLSGVNTLTQRTLDISAFAGQSSVYFAIRHYESTDQFTIEIDDIEIVSGTASNEQFFTENFNIYPNPVNDVLNITSKNNVAINTITITDLAGRVVKSEGNVSNINVSGLASGTYLIDITTDNGKASSKFIKK
- a CDS encoding tRNA1(Val) (adenine(37)-N6)-methyltransferase, with protein sequence MFQFKQFTIQQDRCAMKVGTDGVLLGAWAPLINNPFNILDIGAGTGLIALMLAQRSNAQQIDAVEIDENAYEQCVENFEQSNWNDRLFCYHASIDELTEEFFEEEEEYDLIVSNPPFYAENYSSGNDKRDQARFQEALPFNELIESAQALLSDNGIFAVIIPHKEEENFIELAQSVGLFPLKITRVKGNPSSEIKRSLLAFSRFEQNPLIDELIIETARHAYTEAYIVLTKPFYLKM
- the rimM gene encoding ribosome maturation factor RimM (Essential for efficient processing of 16S rRNA), encoding MRKKDCFYLGKIAKKFSFKGEVLVYLDTDEPELYTELESMFVEINGHLVPFFIDKASLHKEKFLRTQFEDVDSEDAADDIVGKDVYLPLTMLPTLEGNKFYYHEVVGFDAIDQRLGNFGTILRISDNGVQALFEVQKDDAVILIPLIDEFIIEVNRTNKSILFNTPQGLIDLYL
- a CDS encoding 30S ribosomal protein S16, producing MSVKIRLQRHGKKGKPFYWVVAADARAKRDGKFLEKLGTYNPNTNPATIDLNVDAAAQWLFNGAQPTDTARAILSYKGALLKHHLNGGVRKGALTQEQADAKFAAWLDEKANKVNAKVTGLADNKAAAKAAALKAEQEVNAKRIAAAQEAKAAAEATTAEEATPEAEENTQETEA
- a CDS encoding DUF6252 family protein; its protein translation is MKKYFLLALLAVSFVSCEEELSVNEPTMEAMNGYNFWRASSFVANVTDGDLVIVGANGSENVTLYIDNYLSGTEYPLGVSNYNVATYSKTVNDKMYLYSTSSSTGKGYIKLDPEEKQVPGTISGTFMAEMVPTDPNMVLSEAPVVNFNKGVFFRIPIKYAQTTPTE
- the dnaE gene encoding DNA polymerase III subunit alpha; this encodes MYIIFDTETTGLPKNWNAPITDVDNWPRCIQIAWQLHDGMGNVIECDDYLIKPNGFDIPYDSERIHGISTLLATQKGVDLNVVLHKFNTALAKANFVVGQNVGFDLNIMGAEFHRAEIPTNLNKMHVLDTCTEVTAELLKLPGGRGGKFKLPTLTELHQYLFGEPFGEAHNATADVEATTRCFFELIRKNVFTESELKQPAGYLQQFKEVNPNPFKLIGLQHINLKQASEDIRLQLEASGVIKGAEKQKISTEVKAAFQEAVFAHLHNHTQFSVLQSTIDIGAMIKKTASENMSAIAMTDHGNMMGAFKFVSAILDHNKTVKKANEAAIENGEEPILSEIKPIVGCEFFVCENLTDKSKKDNGYQIVLLAKNKKGYHNLAKLASIASIEGFYYVPRIDKQALLKYKDDIIVLSGNLYGEVPNKILNLGEKQAEEALLWWKEHFKEDFYLEIMRHNQEDEDRVNKTLIAFAQKHSIKLVATNNTYYLEKTDANAHDILLCVKDGEKQATPIGRGRGYRYGLPNQEYYYKTQAEMKKLFADLPDAIINIQEIVDKIEVYSLYRDILLPKFDIPAEFINPEDEKDGGKRGENAYLRFLTYEGAKRRYKEIDQTITERLDFELKTVENSGYPGYFLIVQDFIAAARQMGVSVGPGRGSAAGSAVAYCLGITNLDPIKYDLLFERFLNPDRVSMPDIDIDFDDEGRGRVMDYVINKYGANQVAQIITYGKMATKSAIKDAARVLDLPLYESERIAKMVPTMMPSKWNLRRFLSEPEDEIKKVLRSEEFDAVKELISVANQNDLLSETIQQAKIIEGSMRNTGIHACGVIITPDDITNFVPVQTAKDSELYVTQFDNSVAESAGLLKMDFLGLKTLTLIKDTIAIIKQRTGLEIDPEEIPIDDAKTYELFQRGETVGVFQYESPGMQKYMRDLKPNVFGDLIAMNALYRPGPLEYIPSFVKRKNGEEPITYDLDACEEYLKETYGITVYQEQVMLLSQKLADFTKGEADVLRKAMGKKQKDVLDKMKPKFVEQAAAKGHDPKTLEKIWKDWEAFASYAFNKSHSTCYAWVAYQTAYLKAHYPAEYMAAVLSNNMNDIKSVTFFMEECRRMGLDVLGPDVNESHYKFAVNENYQIRFGMGAIKGVGEGAVNTIIEHRKNGSYKSIFDLAKRIDLRAANKKAFENLALAGGFDCFTDTHRAQYFYTEGDGVTFLEKAMKYGAKFQENENSAQVSLFGESSEVQIPEPVIPNCDEWTTMEKLAKEKDVVGIYISGHPLDDFKFELKYFCNVNLEQIKNLEPLVGRTVSFGGMIANVQFKTSSKGKDWAIFTIEGYDESIEMRMFNEDYLKYRHFLLNNTFVYFKVYIKEGWIKKDTNERSEPRLQFVELKLLNEVIPAYAKKIIIQIDVKELKEMQVEKIRMLLDQNPGNKSVVFEVFELEEIQNRIQTEEIAKLLPDNTEEEAVDSVEEKPAEILLHEVQYVKKNLLEMPSKSKRIEISAELLEELERLQVMFRLN
- the trxA gene encoding thioredoxin gives rise to the protein MALEITDATFDEVVLKSDKPVVVDFWAEWCGPCKMLGPTIEELAGDYNGKVVVGKVDVDANQDFASQFGVRNIPTVLIFQNGEVVGRQVGVAPKQTYVDAISKLL